The proteins below come from a single Salinilacihabitans rarus genomic window:
- a CDS encoding anthranilate phosphoribosyltransferase encodes MAQATQEFGEWPLKRLMTEVVGSGHKSAEDMTREQAREAFQRILADEPDPTTLGAFWLANRWKRNTPEELGAYVDVMREESVVAAEPDCDPVDCGANYDGKGRSALLGVAAGAVAAAAGTPVVVHSGDRVPTQKQDAYKHVLDELGVRTELDPEESAAMVDETGFGFYYQPAFNPGIRDLYDRRDRMGVRTFVNTIETVANPANADVHLGSFYHLAFAKKMTDLVAESEALDYSRVIMFQGMEGYDDIRPGYTKVADWSEDGFDDYEIETAEFGMDFESEDLAVDDVAGDSARITEAVLAGEREDRFADAVALNAAFRIYARGDVDDLETGLERARDVIADGSAEAVLDELRAF; translated from the coding sequence ATGGCTCAGGCTACCCAGGAGTTCGGGGAGTGGCCGCTGAAGCGTCTCATGACCGAGGTCGTCGGCTCCGGCCACAAGTCGGCCGAGGACATGACCCGCGAGCAGGCCCGCGAGGCCTTCCAGCGCATCCTCGCGGACGAACCCGACCCGACGACGCTCGGGGCGTTCTGGCTGGCGAACCGCTGGAAGCGCAACACCCCCGAAGAGCTGGGGGCGTACGTCGACGTCATGCGCGAGGAGTCGGTCGTGGCCGCCGAACCCGACTGCGACCCCGTCGACTGCGGGGCGAACTACGACGGGAAGGGCCGGTCGGCCCTGCTCGGCGTCGCCGCGGGCGCCGTCGCCGCGGCCGCCGGCACGCCCGTCGTCGTCCACAGCGGCGACCGCGTCCCCACCCAGAAACAGGACGCCTACAAGCACGTGCTGGACGAACTCGGCGTGCGGACGGAACTCGACCCCGAGGAATCCGCCGCGATGGTCGACGAGACCGGCTTCGGCTTCTACTACCAGCCGGCGTTCAACCCCGGCATTCGGGACCTCTACGACCGCCGCGACCGGATGGGCGTCCGGACGTTCGTCAACACGATCGAGACCGTCGCCAACCCCGCGAACGCCGACGTCCACCTCGGCTCGTTCTACCACCTCGCGTTCGCGAAGAAGATGACCGACCTCGTCGCCGAGAGCGAGGCCCTCGATTACTCGCGGGTCATCATGTTCCAGGGGATGGAGGGCTACGACGACATCCGCCCCGGCTACACGAAGGTCGCCGACTGGAGCGAGGACGGCTTCGACGACTACGAGATCGAGACCGCCGAGTTCGGCATGGACTTCGAGAGCGAGGACCTCGCGGTCGACGACGTGGCCGGCGACTCCGCCCGCATCACCGAGGCGGTGCTCGCGGGCGAGCGCGAGGATCGGTTCGCCGACGCGGTCGCGCTCAACGCCGCGTTCCGGATCTACGCCCGCGGCGACGTCGACGATCTGGAGACGGGCCTCGAACGCGCCCGCGACGTGATCGCCGACGGCAGCGCCGAGGCGGTACTCGACGAACTGCGGGCGTTCTGA